In one Amaranthus tricolor cultivar Red isolate AtriRed21 chromosome 8, ASM2621246v1, whole genome shotgun sequence genomic region, the following are encoded:
- the LOC130821514 gene encoding albumin-2-like has product MVDDEFYRLPVAGDRNLGSDTKFIITEGSSKDFVTQYEAFTYQTNSRAKVNEYSSLKDTIFGDKGIDCAFPSVEEGVAFIFSDNLCAKWSYGLKNPKNKLLVGPSPIEEVFPYLKGTVFANGLDAAFETSRPYEFYLFKGDNYARIFYEGAGKLLNSSPIRQNWVTLRGTIFEKSIDGSFSLDHDTYPNSVYIFKGDTYARVTYTPGTATEKLDNLAKIKSYWTGLGSMLPRSNH; this is encoded by the exons ATGGTAGATGATGAGTTTTATAGGTTGCCGGTCGCCGGAGATCGGAAcctcggctctgataccaagttcaTAATAACAGA AGGAAGTTCAAAGGACTTTGTAACACAATATGAAGCCTTTACTTATCAAACTAATTCAAGAG CCAAAGTGAATGAATATTCATCTCTTAAGGACACAATTTTTGGAGACAAAGGAATAGATTGTGCTTTCCCTTCTGTAGAAGAAGGAGTTGCATTTATCTTCTCCGATAACCTTTGTGCCAAATGGTCTTACGGTCTAAAAAACCCAAAGAACAAGCTCTTGGTAGGGCCTTCCCCAATTGAAGAGGTATTCCCTTATTTGAAGGGTACTGTTTTTGCGAATGGGTTGGATGCTGCATTTGAGACATCACGTCCTTATGAATTTTACCTATTTAAGGGAGATAATTATGCTCGTATCTTCTATGAGGGTGCTGGAAAACTGTTGAACAGTAGCCCCATACGCCAAAACTGGGTGACATTAAGAGGGACTATCTTTGAAAAAAGCATAGATGGTTCCTTTTCTTTGGATCATGATACTTATCCGAATTCGGTATACATTTTTAAAGGAGATACCTATGCTCGTGTCACCTACACACCTGGCACCGCTACGGAGAAACTAGACAACTTGGCAAAAATCAAGAGCTACTGGACTGGTTTAGGAAGCATGTTGCCTCGTTCTAATCATTGA